The genomic interval ttttcacaaaaatttaaatttttttaacaaatgataaatgaaatatgaatttttaactttcaaaaacttaagaaaaaaaCTATTGAAATCTTATCCTAGATATACAATTTTGAGATCATTTTTAAAAGAGATTTCTATCATAATAACACATAATGTATTTACAAAGTTGTAAAACATTCTactaaaatctcaattttattttatatcgaCTAAAACAACTTACATTCTCCACAACTTATCGTGCTAAGTTATGTGTCGgttattttgttataattaagaGTTAGTCTTTGATCTAAAATGCTTAGCGGAGTGGAAAACAACTATAAAggtcaacaattttttttttgaacccaatataataaaatacattcaaGAATTGaagtataaaacaaataaatcacaAATAGTGTCTCAATTCAAAAATAAGTAAAAGAAGAAAGGATTAACATCATCAAATAACACTATTTGTACTCCAACCGCCAACAATATCAGCTATTTATCTTTAAGAGAAATGAAAAGATGCTTCCAACTTAAATCAATCAGTGACTGTTGCTTCTTGCAGAGAAATGAAAAGATGAACCAAATCTCTGTATATGCACTTTCCTTGTCTTACCGATGACACACCTGTTAACAACAAaagaatcaaaatgaacaatGGCTTCTAACAGTCATGTCTCAGAACCAAATCTCTATTCGGATCAAtgatatgattttaaaaaattgaaatcgaGAGAACATCAAATCTGATACTGAGGGCAAGTTAcataaaatagaaattgaagATATTACCTAaggataaatatattttactgaAACACAAGTTAACATTATTTAGAACCAAGAATCAATGTGGATTCTTAATTATCTACTTCTACTTGTTGCATTTATTTATGCTTCACATTGCACAAACTAACAAAGCAATGAACCTTTTAGTTTTCATTTACTTGTTCAGAATTGTGGAACAAAGTCTTAGACTTCAAATTGAGGACCACTTCACATGATGCAGCCGCAATAATGCAGTGGTACGGTAGTGTCTGCAACTAAATCAGTATCCAATTGCACTATGACTTTAAAACACAGATAGTCCTCACACAAATTATTTGTCTATCTTTGTGTTTATATCATAGATTTAGAGGGTATTTTAGTTCTTTCCTTTGTGTTTATATCACACAAAATCTTTAGTTCTTCTGCAATTGTACTCTATCTTACTATGATGCTTTTTGCTGAAAGAAATTCGTTGATCTTATTCATATTGGAgatctaattaatcaaattcTTCTCAAAGATTCTTCTAATACAAGGAATGTTGAACGATTGTTTTTTTATCAACAGAAGAACTGTattaaaacataagtatgtCGAAATAATTAACGATGCTGCAACCAATTACATCAAATAATTAAGTGTATTAACACAATTTGTTAGTTATAATTAtatcaacaaatatataaatctctcctaaaaaaacaatatataaatctCAGTAGTTCCTATAAAGTTGACTATTTTATAGATCTACTAGCTTATACAAACAATcacacaaataaaattgaacaattCTGTGGATAGAGGCATAAAAGAAAATCATACCTGACTCATATTATCACTTCACCATTTATACGTAAGACTAGGTTGGACAGATGCTCCAACCTCTGACTTTTATACCTTGCTTCTAATAGAGGGCATTTCACAATTCTCAGTATCTTAAGAGAGGAAGGCAATGTGTCTTCTAACAAATACTCAAGCCTTGGACAATCATTAAAGCAAAGTGCTTCTAAAGAGGAAAGGTGTCGAAGTCCATTTCCTTCAAAGGATTTAATTTCAGAGAGATGATGGATAAATAGATCCCTAAGGGAAATAGGCAACAATTTCTCCTTCAACAAGGTGTTAACAATATCATCATCACTTCCAATACTCAATGTTGAAAGAGCAGTAAGGCGTTGGAGACCCCATTCAAATATAGGTGTTGTTATTCTCACTGATCCAATATAAATACATCCTAAATTGGGAGGTAGGCAAGCTCCTTCACAAAATGATAGTTTTGGAAGATTTTTGAGATACAAATATTCTAGAGAGGTTAGAGTTTCCATCCGTGGAGTCAAAGATGACGGAAGAAGCAAAgatgtttttgaaataaaaatggaTTCCAAATTTGTACAGGAATCAATATGAAGGTTTTGGAGTGTTGGGAAACCATCCAATGCGAATGAGGTAAGTGAATTACAACTTTTCGCTAAATGCAAATTCACAAGCGATGTGTAATTGCCCCATGTTTCAAGAGGCAAGAATGCTAAATTCTCACAATTATAAATAGTAAGTGATTGCAATGAAGTGGGTAGACCATCTGTTGGAAAAGCACCAAGAGACGGAATATCATAGAGTTTCAAGGATTGAAGACAATTGCTGCTCATAATAATTTTAGGTATTGAAAATAGTGTATCATAGTAACGAATAAATAAACTCTGTAGTAGACATGGAGAATCATTCTCAGGTAACAACCATTGGGTCCTTTCACTCACAGGTAACAACAATTGGGTCCTTTTAGAAACCATTAGAGAATTTTGATCTTTTtgaatacttattttttttaatgaggaGACCCAATGTAACGTAGTATGCGGTGTTGTCAAGAGACTATCACAACAAGTTATGCTAACTTCATCTATTGAAGAAAGATGGTTAGGCATATGTCCCATTAGTTTTGGACATTTGCTTAACGACAAAGTTCTAAGACGAGGGAAAGCAACTTCACCACTTTCATAGTGTATCCATTCCTTCCAATTCGGCATGCAATCAAAATTCAGTTTCTCGAGAGATCGAAATGGTTGGAATGAAGAAATGGAAGGTTCTAATGTCATCCCATAGAATTCTATCCCAATTATTTCCATTTTCATACCACTAATAGTCAAGTCCTTGAGAGAAGGTAGTTGTCCTAGTGGTGGAACTGTTATGCAATATTCACAATTAGAGATGCACAAGGACACCATGTTTGAAAAAGAAGAATCTCCCAACCAACTCGGAAAGCTTGTGCCTCCATATAGGTCAATGCTCAGTTTTTTGAGATTTAGTGACGGTTTCAACATATCAAGCACATCTTTCTCCATTCGCGAGTCTTCAGTTTGCTTGCTCCATTGTAACTCTAACTCCTCAATATGTTTTTTGCTTCTCATGTTGGCATCACTAGCGTCAACGGCGTCGATGACATTATGCAGGTTCTTGATACAAAGGTCTCCTTGTAGGTTAGGAAACTTCCCAAGATCTTTGACACTTAACCCAATTTCTTGCTTGCCAACTACAAAAACAGTTAATGTCTGAAGGTTTTCTAGTGCAACAATTTGTTTTGGCATCTCATTTATGTTTGTCTCACTAATATCCAAGTGACGTAAGTTAATCAACTGTCCGAAACATAGTGGCAACTCAGTAAGATCCATGCACCCCATTAAATTCAAGGTTTGCAAATTGTAAAGTTTACAAATTGCATCAGGCAAGCTTTTGATTCCAGTGAATGAGAGATCTAGATATTGCAACAACACCATTCTACCAATTGATTCTGGTAGTGTGGTTATGTTTCGATAACTACTTAAGGACAGCACACGTAACCTTATGAGTTTGGGTAGCAAATCTTCAACAACCTTTCTAGATAAGTAATAATCATAACTGAAGTCGAAAAGGTTAACGGGTAGGAAGCTTCGCAAGCATTTGAAATTGTCCAGAActtcaaactttttgaaaatgtCGTAAAATTCTTGATTATATGACAAATGACGAACATTTTTAGAGATTTTACTACTACATTCAAGCCTGAAATAACTTTTCCCAGATACCATTGAGGCTAAATCATTAACAAGGTCGTGCATAACAAGCTTTTGTCTTCCAAAATTACCGTTTGATTGTTGTACTTGAATTAAGGATCTGGACAACAATTCATTGACGTAGTCGTCGCCTACTTCTTCAGGTGTTTTATTTTCTAGAGAATGGTCTAGGAAGCCTTCTGCCATCCACAACAAAACCAATTGCTTCCTATCAAATGGAAAATCCTTCGGAAAAATTGAGCAATAGGCAAAACATCTTTTCAAATGAGAGGGGAGATCTTGATAACTCAAACGCAAAGCAGGCAAAATATTATCCTTTGTTAATTTCCATATGTCACTGTTTAGAATTTCAGCCCACTCTTTTGCATCTACTTTTGAACGCAAAAGTCCTCCGAGTGTTTTAGCAGCTATGGGCAATCCACCACACTTTTTTGCAATCTTCTTGCCAATTGCTTCTAGATTTGGGGATTCGTTGCTTTGACAGTTTTCACTTCTGAATGCATGCTTTGAGAGTAAAGACCAACAATCATCATCTGATAACGTCTCTACTTTATGAATGGGGAATGTGTGTGCAACCTCAGCAACTTTTTGGTGGCGTGTTGTGATGATGACCCTACTTCCAATTTTTCCGTTAACCAAAGGAGTTACTAGTTCATCCCAATCATTATAATTGTCATTCCAAAGGTCGTCCAGCACTAACAAAAATCTTTTATCACTcaagtttttatttaattcacgTCGAAGAAAATCAAGATTAGTGCTTTCACTGCCTCGTGAAGTGATAGATTCAAGCAACGATTTAGTTACTCTCAAAATATTGAAATCCTCCGACACACAAACCCAGACTTTCAGATCAAAATGTTCTTGTACTTTTTTATCATTGTAAAGAAGTTGGGCAAGGGTTGTTTTGCCAACACCCCCCATGCCCCAAATTGCCACAACAccaatattattactatttgtGTCACTGTGTGATAACAACATACTAATTAGTTCCTCTTTATCATCCTTCCTACCAACCATAAAAGATTCGTTTACCATTGAACTCGAAGGCGTTCTACGAGAAACTCTCCCGCTCACAGTTTGCAAGCCAAGGATGTTTCTCTGCTGAGCAAAAAGTTGCAGCCTTTGACACATATTCTTCATTTGTAAATTGATCTCTGCGTAGATGTTTTTAAATGGAGATGAAATGAGGTTCCATACCTGACCAGTAATGTTTTCACCTTGTTTTACCTCCATCTTGCACCGCAGGGCGTCGTAATTGATTTGGTTGAGCAAATCCTCAGCATCAAAGATTGCATCTTTCAATTCATCTAACCATGTTTCGACAGCAGTGTTTGTGATCTGCTTCATCTCTGCATCATCCAGCACAGCTTGAAGAGCGAGCAGTGTTGTTTTCAACTCTGCCAACAACGACTCATTCAGTTTGGTGTTTTTGATGTAATCACGAAATTCAGTTGACGCAAGTTTCTC from Cicer arietinum cultivar CDC Frontier isolate Library 1 chromosome 5, Cicar.CDCFrontier_v2.0, whole genome shotgun sequence carries:
- the LOC101502658 gene encoding putative disease resistance RPP13-like protein 1, whose translation is MAATLVGGAFLSATVQTLVEKLASTEFRDYIKNTKLNESLLAELKTTLLALQAVLDDAEMKQITNTAVETWLDELKDAIFDAEDLLNQINYDALRCKMEVKQGENITGQVWNLISSPFKNIYAEINLQMKNMCQRLQLFAQQRNILGLQTVSGRVSRRTPSSSMVNESFMVGRKDDKEELISMLLSHSDTNSNNIGVVAIWGMGGVGKTTLAQLLYNDKKVQEHFDLKVWVCVSEDFNILRVTKSLLESITSRGSESTNLDFLRRELNKNLSDKRFLLVLDDLWNDNYNDWDELVTPLVNGKIGSRVIITTRHQKVAEVAHTFPIHKVETLSDDDCWSLLSKHAFRSENCQSNESPNLEAIGKKIAKKCGGLPIAAKTLGGLLRSKVDAKEWAEILNSDIWKLTKDNILPALRLSYQDLPSHLKRCFAYCSIFPKDFPFDRKQLVLLWMAEGFLDHSLENKTPEEVGDDYVNELLSRSLIQVQQSNGNFGRQKLVMHDLVNDLASMVSGKSYFRLECSSKISKNVRHLSYNQEFYDIFKKFEVLDNFKCLRSFLPVNLFDFSYDYYLSRKVVEDLLPKLIRLRVLSLSSYRNITTLPESIGRMVLLQYLDLSFTGIKSLPDAICKLYNLQTLNLMGCMDLTELPLCFGQLINLRHLDISETNINEMPKQIVALENLQTLTVFVVGKQEIGLSVKDLGKFPNLQGDLCIKNLHNVIDAVDASDANMRSKKHIEELELQWSKQTEDSRMEKDVLDMLKPSLNLKKLSIDLYGGTSFPSWLGDSSFSNMVSLCISNCEYCITVPPLGQLPSLKDLTISGMKMEIIGIEFYGMTLEPSISSFQPFRSLEKLNFDCMPNWKEWIHYESGEVAFPRLRTLSLSKCPKLMGHMPNHLSSIDEVSITCCDSLLTTPHTTLHWVSSLKKISIQKDQNSLMVSKRTQLLLPVSERTQWLLPENDSPCLLQSLFIRYYDTLFSIPKIIMSSNCLQSLKLYDIPSLGAFPTDGLPTSLQSLTIYNCENLAFLPLETWGNYTSLVNLHLAKSCNSLTSFALDGFPTLQNLHIDSCTNLESIFISKTSLLLPSSLTPRMETLTSLEYLYLKNLPKLSFCEGACLPPNLGCIYIGSVRITTPIFEWGLQRLTALSTLSIGSDDDIVNTLLKEKLLPISLRDLFIHHLSEIKSFEGNGLRHLSSLEALCFNDCPRLEYLLEDTLPSSLKILRIVKCPLLEARYKSQRLEHLSNLVLRINGEVII